From a single Adhaeribacter swui genomic region:
- a CDS encoding shikimate dehydrogenase family protein → MKEYGLIGFPLSHSFSQKYFTEKFKNSGITDCRYELFELSDINQFPNLIQSRPLLRGINVTIPYKQAIIPFLDELETVAAGIGAINVIKFENGKLKGYNSDYQGFMQSLQNFYPINAQSQALVLGTGGAAKAVTAALDHLGIAYKQVSRNPAINQLNYEQLTPEVLQQYPLIINTTPLGTYPRVDTAPPIRYEALSAQHYLYDLVYNPAETEFLKRGKAAEAQIKNGYEMLVLQAEVAWQIWNS, encoded by the coding sequence ATGAAAGAATACGGACTTATTGGCTTTCCATTGAGCCATTCTTTTTCGCAGAAATACTTTACCGAAAAATTTAAAAATAGTGGCATAACCGATTGCCGATACGAGCTGTTTGAGTTAAGCGATATAAACCAATTTCCGAACTTAATTCAAAGCCGACCTTTGCTGCGCGGTATTAACGTAACCATTCCGTACAAACAAGCCATTATTCCCTTTCTGGATGAATTAGAAACCGTAGCCGCCGGCATTGGCGCCATTAACGTAATTAAATTTGAGAATGGTAAACTAAAAGGCTATAATTCCGATTACCAGGGTTTTATGCAGTCGCTGCAAAACTTTTATCCAATTAACGCGCAATCGCAGGCGCTGGTATTGGGTACGGGCGGCGCAGCTAAAGCGGTAACTGCGGCCCTGGATCATTTGGGTATAGCCTATAAACAAGTTTCGCGGAATCCGGCAATTAATCAGTTAAACTACGAACAACTTACGCCCGAGGTACTCCAACAATATCCGCTGATTATTAATACTACGCCCTTAGGTACTTATCCCCGGGTAGATACGGCGCCCCCCATCCGGTACGAAGCTTTGTCGGCGCAGCATTACCTCTACGACTTAGTGTATAACCCCGCCGAAACAGAGTTTTTGAAGCGCGGCAAAGCAGCGGAGGCACAAATCAAAAACGGTTACGAGATGCTCGTGTTGCAAGCCGAAGTAGCCTGGCAAATCTGGAACAGTTAA
- the uvrB gene encoding excinuclease ABC subunit UvrB: MDFKLTSEFKPTGDQPKAISQLVEGVQNGEPAQVLLGATGTGKTFTVANVIQQVQRPALVLCHNKTLAAQLYGEFKQFFPQNAVEYFISYYDYYQPEAYIAASNTFIEKDLAINEEIEKLRLHCTSSLLSGRRDIIVVASVSCIYGIGNPEEFGKNVIYLQPGRKFSRNQLLYQFVQILYSRTEVEFTRGTFRVKGDTVDIFPAYADYAYRIYFFGDEIESIQRIDPASGKKIAEEDQIALYPANLFVTGQDVMQQAIREIQFDLVAQHDYFLKESRDEEAKRIKERTEFDLEMIRELGYCSGIENYSRYFDRRTPGARPFCLLDYFPEDYLMVIDESHVTTPQVRAMWGGDRSRKTALVEWGFRLPSAMDNRPLTFNEFESMMRQTIFVSATPGDYELQKSGGVVVEQIIRPTGLLDPEIEVRPSINQVDDLLDEIDERIKMGDRILVTTLTKRMAEELSKYMEKLNIKVKYIHSEIKSLDRVEILRELRLGHIDVLIGVNLLREGLDLPEVSLVAVLDADKEGFLRDQRSLIQTTGRAARNSQGKVIMYADRMTGSMQRTIDETNRRRAVQMAYNEAHGITPTTVRKSKEEIFEQTAVADARPMPKVYAGPAEVSIAAEPVIQYMKREELEKLIKKTEKQMEAAAKDLDFLQAAKHRDELAELRKMLKNKRD, translated from the coding sequence ATGGATTTTAAATTAACTTCAGAATTTAAACCTACCGGCGATCAGCCGAAAGCCATTTCTCAATTAGTAGAGGGGGTGCAGAACGGCGAACCGGCGCAAGTGCTTTTGGGGGCTACTGGTACCGGTAAAACTTTTACCGTGGCCAACGTTATTCAGCAGGTGCAACGACCGGCTTTGGTGTTGTGCCACAACAAAACGCTAGCGGCACAGTTATACGGCGAGTTTAAGCAGTTCTTTCCGCAAAATGCGGTAGAGTACTTTATTTCTTATTACGATTACTACCAGCCCGAAGCTTACATTGCGGCATCCAATACTTTTATTGAAAAAGACTTAGCCATTAACGAAGAAATCGAAAAGCTGCGGTTGCACTGCACTTCTTCGTTGTTATCAGGGCGGCGCGATATTATTGTGGTGGCTTCGGTGTCGTGTATTTACGGTATCGGTAACCCCGAAGAATTTGGGAAAAACGTGATTTACCTGCAACCCGGTCGTAAGTTTAGCCGCAACCAGTTGTTGTACCAGTTTGTGCAAATTTTGTACAGCCGCACCGAGGTAGAGTTTACCCGGGGCACGTTCCGGGTGAAGGGCGATACCGTAGATATTTTCCCGGCTTACGCCGATTATGCGTATCGCATTTATTTTTTCGGCGACGAAATTGAATCCATTCAGCGCATTGATCCGGCTTCGGGTAAAAAAATCGCCGAAGAAGATCAGATTGCTTTATATCCGGCCAACTTGTTTGTTACCGGCCAGGATGTAATGCAGCAAGCCATCCGCGAAATCCAGTTTGATTTGGTAGCCCAGCACGATTACTTTTTAAAAGAAAGTCGCGACGAAGAAGCCAAACGCATTAAAGAACGTACCGAGTTCGACCTAGAAATGATCCGGGAATTGGGTTATTGCTCCGGCATTGAGAACTACTCGCGGTATTTTGACCGGCGTACCCCGGGAGCCCGGCCTTTCTGTTTACTGGATTATTTTCCGGAAGATTATTTAATGGTAATCGACGAAAGTCACGTAACTACGCCGCAAGTGCGGGCCATGTGGGGCGGCGACCGTTCCCGGAAAACCGCTCTGGTAGAATGGGGATTCCGGCTACCATCGGCGATGGATAACCGGCCTCTTACTTTTAACGAGTTTGAGTCGATGATGCGCCAAACCATTTTTGTAAGCGCTACGCCCGGCGATTACGAATTGCAGAAATCCGGTGGGGTAGTGGTAGAGCAAATTATCCGGCCAACTGGTTTATTGGATCCGGAAATTGAAGTGCGGCCGAGCATCAACCAGGTAGATGATTTGCTCGACGAAATTGACGAGCGCATTAAAATGGGCGACCGCATACTGGTAACCACGCTCACCAAGCGTATGGCCGAGGAGCTTTCTAAATACATGGAGAAACTCAACATTAAAGTAAAATACATTCACTCCGAGATTAAATCCCTGGACCGGGTGGAGATTTTACGGGAATTGCGCCTGGGCCACATCGACGTGTTAATTGGGGTAAACTTGCTGCGCGAAGGTTTGGATTTACCGGAAGTTTCGTTGGTGGCGGTGCTGGATGCGGATAAAGAAGGTTTCTTGCGCGATCAACGGTCTTTAATTCAAACTACTGGTCGTGCCGCGCGGAACAGCCAGGGCAAAGTAATTATGTACGCCGACCGCATGACTGGTTCGATGCAACGTACCATCGACGAAACCAATCGCCGGCGGGCCGTGCAAATGGCTTACAACGAAGCGCATGGCATTACGCCAACTACGGTACGCAAATCAAAAGAAGAAATATTTGAGCAAACCGCCGTAGCCGATGCCCGGCCTATGCCAAAAGTGTACGCGGGCCCTGCGGAAGTATCTATTGCGGCAGAACCGGTTATTCAGTACATGAAGCGCGAAGAGCTCGAAAAACTGATTAAGAAAACCGAAAAGCAAATGGAGGCTGCGGCCAAAGACCTCGACTTTTTGCAAGCTGCTAAGCACCGCGACGAACTCGCGGAGTTGCGTAAAATGCTGAAGA
- a CDS encoding RNA polymerase sigma factor translates to MKLFTRHLSEDDELIAGCIAGKRDMQRRLYDKYAARMMAVCLRYSRTSFEAEDVLQEGFVKVFGNIQNFKRDCPIEFWIRKIMVNTALKHHRQKMHVSSVAEVEQVENQPEEEFIFSNYGFEELLAMVQQLAPRYQLVFNLYAIEGFTHKEIAAQLDISEGTSKSQYSRARAILKEMIELKERKYNEKIIR, encoded by the coding sequence TTGAAACTTTTTACGCGCCATTTATCTGAAGACGATGAACTGATTGCCGGGTGCATTGCCGGCAAACGGGACATGCAGCGGCGGCTATACGACAAGTATGCCGCTCGGATGATGGCGGTATGCCTGCGGTATTCCCGCACCAGTTTTGAAGCTGAAGATGTGTTGCAGGAAGGTTTTGTGAAAGTGTTTGGCAACATCCAGAATTTTAAACGTGATTGCCCGATAGAGTTCTGGATCCGGAAAATTATGGTGAATACGGCTTTAAAACACCACCGGCAAAAAATGCACGTAAGTTCGGTGGCCGAAGTAGAGCAGGTAGAAAATCAGCCGGAAGAAGAATTTATTTTTTCGAATTACGGCTTCGAAGAATTACTGGCCATGGTGCAGCAGTTGGCGCCCCGCTACCAATTGGTTTTTAACTTATACGCCATCGAAGGATTTACGCACAAAGAAATTGCCGCCCAACTAGATATTTCGGAAGGTACTTCCAAATCGCAGTATTCGCGGGCACGGGCAATTTTAAAAGAAATGATTGAATTGAAAGAACGAAAATACAATGAAAAAATCATCAGATAA
- a CDS encoding phosphosulfolactate synthase — translation MNYHLSHLPERDTKPREKGCTMAMDKGLSIREVEDFIEVAGEYVDLVKLGWATSYVVPNLKRKLEVYREAGLPVYFGGTLFEAFIIRNQFDEYRRLLDSFGMTIAEVSDGSIELNHDQKCEYIRALSSQVTVLSEVGSKDDQKIIPPYKWISLMQAELDAGSWKVIGEAREGGTVGLFRSTGEVRSGLVEEILTKIPFEKIIWEAPQKEQQVWFIKLLGANVNLGNIAPNEVIPLETIRLGIRGDTFMDFLNLEEIKK, via the coding sequence ATGAACTATCATCTTAGTCATTTGCCCGAAAGGGACACTAAACCCCGCGAAAAAGGATGTACCATGGCCATGGATAAAGGCCTTAGCATTCGGGAGGTAGAGGATTTTATTGAAGTAGCCGGCGAATACGTAGATTTGGTGAAACTCGGGTGGGCTACTTCGTACGTAGTTCCTAATTTAAAACGCAAGCTGGAAGTTTACCGCGAAGCCGGTTTGCCGGTTTATTTTGGCGGTACGCTCTTCGAAGCTTTTATTATCCGTAACCAGTTTGATGAGTACCGCCGCTTGCTGGATTCTTTCGGGATGACGATTGCGGAAGTATCGGATGGGTCTATTGAGTTGAATCATGATCAGAAATGCGAGTACATCCGCGCCTTATCCAGCCAGGTAACCGTATTATCGGAGGTTGGTTCCAAAGACGACCAGAAAATCATTCCGCCTTACAAATGGATTAGTTTAATGCAGGCCGAGTTAGATGCCGGCTCCTGGAAGGTAATCGGTGAGGCCCGCGAAGGAGGTACCGTGGGTTTGTTCCGGTCGACGGGCGAAGTACGCAGCGGTTTGGTAGAAGAAATTCTGACTAAAATTCCTTTTGAAAAAATTATCTGGGAAGCTCCGCAGAAAGAACAACAAGTGTGGTTTATTAAATTGCTGGGGGCTAACGTAAACCTGGGTAATATTGCCCCCAACGAAGTTATTCCGCTGGAAACCATCCGGTTGGGCATTCGGGGCGATACTTTTATGGATTTTTTAAATTTAGAAGAAATTAAAAAATAA
- a CDS encoding tetratricopeptide repeat protein, whose translation MNENSEERNEELGIIKKFEAMVSRNETVFFDLSDFEFIIDHYTTSFNYTKALQACEAALNQYPFSTELLIDKSQLLAMAGNFAEAIDMIDQVALLDPDNADVLVTRGVIHTQKGEYQAAIDYFKQVVEAHPERDDVFFNIGLTYQTWGKFKAAAKYYKKCLQINPENEMAIQEILYCLDITGSLEGCLPFLQEFIDRDPYSHTAWFNMGLLQYKLADFEKALAAFEYATIIKSDFTEAFNHLGNTYVGLGEFSKAIEAFTTASTLDPESSEIVCNIGECYEKLRQWDLSRKYYQKAIDLNPEMDEAWFGIGIILNAQDKWFEALHFFRKAATIYPDSADYWVALAAAEFNVGNIVSSLECYEKASVLAPTNKDIWLNWSIILYDQGNFEGAIDLIHNALELQPDAAELHYRLCAYLLSAGKYKEAYNYLENALILDFDKHYLLFEYFPELESQRALARLIDQYRK comes from the coding sequence ATGAACGAAAATTCTGAAGAAAGAAACGAAGAGTTGGGTATAATAAAAAAATTTGAAGCCATGGTTTCGCGGAATGAAACCGTGTTTTTTGATTTATCTGATTTTGAATTCATAATTGATCATTATACCACCAGTTTTAATTATACCAAAGCTTTGCAAGCCTGCGAAGCAGCTTTAAACCAATATCCGTTTTCTACGGAATTGCTGATTGATAAATCGCAGTTATTAGCCATGGCCGGCAATTTTGCCGAAGCCATTGATATGATTGATCAAGTAGCGCTCCTGGATCCGGATAATGCCGATGTGCTGGTAACCCGGGGTGTAATTCATACCCAAAAAGGCGAATACCAGGCGGCAATCGATTATTTTAAGCAAGTAGTGGAGGCCCATCCCGAGCGGGACGATGTATTTTTTAATATTGGATTAACCTACCAAACCTGGGGCAAGTTTAAAGCTGCCGCTAAGTACTATAAAAAGTGCTTGCAAATAAATCCGGAGAACGAAATGGCCATTCAGGAAATTCTGTACTGCCTGGATATTACCGGTAGTTTAGAAGGTTGTTTGCCGTTTTTGCAGGAGTTTATCGACCGTGATCCGTATTCCCATACCGCCTGGTTTAACATGGGCTTGCTGCAATATAAATTAGCCGATTTCGAGAAGGCGCTAGCCGCTTTTGAGTACGCCACTATAATTAAATCCGATTTTACCGAAGCATTTAATCACTTAGGAAATACGTACGTGGGGTTAGGCGAATTTAGCAAAGCCATTGAAGCTTTTACCACGGCTTCAACCCTGGATCCGGAATCTTCGGAGATTGTGTGTAACATTGGCGAGTGTTACGAAAAGTTACGTCAGTGGGATTTGTCGCGGAAGTATTACCAAAAAGCCATTGATTTAAACCCCGAAATGGATGAGGCTTGGTTTGGTATCGGGATTATTCTGAATGCCCAGGATAAATGGTTCGAAGCCTTGCATTTTTTTAGAAAAGCCGCTACTATTTACCCCGATAGCGCTGATTATTGGGTTGCTTTAGCCGCTGCGGAGTTTAACGTGGGCAACATTGTGTCTAGCCTGGAGTGCTACGAAAAAGCCAGTGTACTGGCGCCCACTAATAAAGATATCTGGTTAAACTGGTCGATTATTTTATACGACCAAGGTAATTTTGAAGGGGCTATTGATTTGATTCATAATGCATTGGAGTTGCAGCCTGATGCCGCCGAGCTGCACTATCGGTTATGCGCTTACCTGCTTTCTGCAGGAAAATATAAAGAAGCGTATAATTATTTAGAAAATGCATTAATTTTGGACTTCGATAAGCATTACTTACTTTTTGAGTATTTCCCGGAACTGGAGTCGCAGCGAGCCTTGGCCCGGTTAATAGATCAGTACCGCAAGTAA
- a CDS encoding DedA family protein, producing the protein MELLHNFIDFFLHLDVHLSEIIRDYGVWAYLILFLIIFVETGLVVMPFLPGDSLLFAAGAFAAPQLLDNGQTIAGPFNIYYLVILLFIAAFLGDMLNFHIGDYLGPKVFRRDYKLLKREHLLKTQNFYEKHGAKTIIIARFIPIIRTFAPFIAGVGTMRYSRFMAYNIIGGFLWVTGFLIAGYLFGNIPAVKKNFTLVVFAIIGVSILPPLYEVVKQKFFSKKVA; encoded by the coding sequence ATGGAGCTGTTGCACAACTTTATTGATTTCTTTTTGCATCTGGACGTTCATTTGTCGGAGATAATCCGGGACTACGGAGTTTGGGCTTACTTAATTTTATTTCTAATAATTTTTGTGGAAACTGGCTTGGTAGTAATGCCGTTTTTGCCCGGCGACTCGTTGTTGTTTGCGGCCGGGGCTTTTGCGGCTCCGCAATTATTAGATAATGGCCAAACCATAGCTGGCCCTTTTAATATTTATTATTTAGTTATTTTACTCTTTATAGCGGCTTTCCTGGGCGATATGCTTAATTTCCATATTGGCGATTACCTGGGGCCTAAAGTGTTCCGGCGCGATTATAAATTATTAAAACGCGAACACTTACTAAAAACGCAAAATTTCTACGAAAAACACGGTGCCAAAACCATTATTATCGCCCGGTTTATTCCAATCATCCGCACGTTTGCGCCGTTTATTGCCGGCGTGGGTACCATGCGGTATTCCCGGTTTATGGCTTACAATATAATTGGCGGGTTTCTGTGGGTTACGGGCTTTTTGATAGCCGGCTATTTATTCGGAAATATTCCGGCCGTGAAAAAGAATTTTACTTTAGTAGTTTTTGCCATTATCGGGGTTTCTATTTTGCCGCCGCTCTACGAAGTTGTAAAACAAAAATTTTTTTCAAAAAAAGTAGCTTAG
- a CDS encoding transporter family protein yields the protein MKKTLLVTCLVVFSYLQVKAQGCVAIRSTGGLCTMTAHPDSMAEAGSWVLATNSRYFKSFRHFKGREEQKERLELGTEVINHQFALDISLTRHLNRFWSVMVDVPLLYNSRSSLYEHGRAERGMMHSSGIGDVRLAAYRWLVDPAKHHKGNIQVGLGLKLPTGDYDYKDYWQNVGPNGTKELRTVDQSIQLGDGGTGISAELNAFYSLTPGLGVYGNFYYLANPREQNGVRTYREMVSLTLANESIMSVPDQYMGRAGLNYSYRSLILSAGMRLEGIPVYDLIGGSGDFRRPGYIWSAEPGLTYQFKKVNLFATVPVALVRNRTQSVTDKENSVIRQTFVQGDAAFSDYTVNVGFSVRL from the coding sequence ATGAAAAAAACTTTACTCGTAACTTGTTTGGTTGTATTTTCTTACTTACAAGTAAAGGCCCAGGGCTGCGTGGCTATCCGGAGCACCGGAGGCTTATGCACCATGACCGCTCACCCCGACAGCATGGCCGAAGCAGGTAGTTGGGTGCTGGCAACTAACAGCCGTTATTTTAAATCGTTTCGCCACTTTAAAGGTCGCGAAGAACAAAAAGAACGCCTGGAACTGGGCACCGAAGTAATCAACCACCAGTTCGCGCTGGATATTTCTTTAACCCGCCACCTTAACCGGTTTTGGTCGGTAATGGTAGATGTGCCGTTGCTGTACAATTCCCGGTCGTCGTTGTACGAACACGGTCGGGCCGAACGCGGCATGATGCATTCTTCGGGCATTGGCGATGTACGCCTGGCGGCTTACCGCTGGTTAGTAGATCCGGCGAAACACCACAAAGGTAACATTCAGGTGGGCTTAGGTTTAAAACTACCAACTGGCGATTACGATTACAAAGATTATTGGCAAAACGTAGGGCCGAATGGTACCAAGGAACTGCGCACCGTGGATCAGTCTATTCAGTTAGGTGATGGCGGCACCGGTATTTCGGCGGAATTAAATGCATTTTACTCCCTTACGCCCGGCTTGGGCGTTTACGGTAATTTTTACTACCTGGCAAATCCGCGGGAACAAAATGGCGTGCGCACCTACCGCGAGATGGTAAGCCTTACTTTAGCTAACGAAAGCATTATGAGCGTGCCGGACCAGTACATGGGGCGGGCCGGGTTAAATTATTCGTATCGGAGTTTGATTTTATCCGCGGGCATGCGCTTAGAAGGCATACCGGTGTACGATCTGATTGGCGGCAGCGGCGATTTCCGGCGGCCGGGTTATATTTGGTCAGCGGAGCCGGGTTTAACCTACCAGTTTAAAAAAGTGAATTTGTTTGCTACCGTGCCAGTGGCCTTAGTGCGTAACCGTACCCAAAGCGTGACCGATAAAGAAAATTCCGTGATCCGGCAAACTTTTGTGCAAGGCGATGCGGCTTTCTCGGATTACACTGTTAACGTTGGCTTTTCGGTAAGGTTGTAA